From the genome of Prevotella herbatica, one region includes:
- the ligA gene encoding NAD-dependent DNA ligase LigA, with translation MAEDKLRLMQQLVAQLNKAADAYYNGQGELMTDYEWDAMFDKVKQLEAETGQRFPDSPTNRVSEDNISGNKEEHEFAALSLAKTKDPQELAKWAESKPIWLSWKLDGLTLVVTFDNGKLTKVVTRGNGHIGTNITNLASAIDGIPQNINSEGHVVVRGECVISYKDFEQFNIESEEEYANPRNLASGSLTLKDLNEVKRRHLKWIPFTLVYTDEEILSWGARMDWLERNGMKAVERQFIENPDLENITKAIDNWTVRVTGTSKDDTNENNSNPYPVDGLVITYDDTEYAQTGSITGHHATRAGYAFKWKDESAETELDHIEWSCAARTISPVAVFHPVTLEGTTVKRASLCNISECERLDIGDKGTRISVIKANKIIPKVIKVDNKVGLLQIPDKCPVCGSPTEVTISPASQTKTLHCTNHKCPAKQLRKFARFVSKDGVNIDGISEQTVAKFINLGWVKEYADLFKLKAHAIELSFMEGFGDRSVRNLLKSIEAARNVEAHHLLYALSIPLCGQDVCNRLLKVYPLQQLIEIASGNSQGVVAGGDTPFAVISGIGPEKSARIVEWFHDEKNQTIVANLLKQINVTQEDKDTEGDLCNGLTFVITGDVYEYKNRNQLKAYIESQGGKVTGSVSKSTSYLINNDLQSASSKNQKANQLGIKIISEKDFMEKFTQVK, from the coding sequence ATGGCAGAAGATAAACTCAGGCTAATGCAGCAATTAGTTGCTCAACTTAACAAAGCAGCAGACGCATACTACAACGGACAAGGTGAACTCATGACTGATTATGAGTGGGATGCCATGTTCGATAAGGTTAAGCAATTAGAAGCTGAGACTGGGCAACGTTTTCCTGACTCTCCAACCAATCGCGTTTCTGAAGACAATATAAGTGGCAATAAAGAAGAACATGAATTTGCCGCTCTTTCACTTGCAAAGACAAAAGATCCTCAAGAACTAGCGAAATGGGCTGAAAGTAAACCAATATGGTTAAGTTGGAAACTTGACGGATTAACATTAGTAGTTACATTTGACAATGGCAAATTGACAAAAGTTGTTACTCGAGGAAATGGACATATTGGAACTAACATAACTAATTTAGCATCAGCTATAGATGGCATTCCTCAAAATATAAATTCTGAGGGACATGTTGTTGTACGTGGAGAATGCGTAATCAGCTATAAAGATTTTGAACAATTCAATATCGAAAGCGAAGAAGAATATGCTAATCCAAGAAATCTAGCCTCAGGCTCTCTTACTCTAAAAGACCTGAACGAAGTGAAACGTCGCCATTTGAAATGGATACCATTTACATTAGTATATACCGACGAGGAAATACTATCATGGGGTGCAAGAATGGATTGGCTAGAAAGAAATGGCATGAAAGCTGTTGAGAGACAATTTATAGAAAATCCTGATTTAGAAAATATCACTAAGGCTATTGACAACTGGACAGTAAGAGTAACTGGAACTTCAAAAGATGACACTAATGAAAATAACTCCAACCCCTACCCTGTTGACGGACTTGTGATTACATACGATGATACTGAATATGCACAAACTGGCAGTATCACCGGACACCATGCTACACGCGCAGGATACGCTTTCAAATGGAAAGATGAAAGTGCTGAAACAGAATTAGATCATATTGAATGGAGCTGTGCAGCAAGAACGATTTCGCCTGTTGCTGTTTTCCATCCAGTAACATTGGAAGGTACAACTGTAAAGCGTGCATCATTGTGCAATATCAGTGAATGTGAGCGACTGGATATTGGTGATAAAGGCACTCGCATCAGCGTAATCAAAGCAAACAAGATCATACCAAAAGTCATTAAAGTTGACAACAAAGTTGGACTATTACAGATTCCAGACAAATGTCCGGTATGTGGTTCACCCACAGAGGTGACAATAAGTCCTGCTAGTCAGACAAAGACATTGCATTGCACAAACCACAAATGTCCTGCAAAACAACTAAGAAAGTTTGCAAGATTTGTAAGCAAGGATGGAGTTAACATAGACGGTATTTCTGAACAGACTGTCGCAAAGTTCATTAATCTAGGATGGGTTAAAGAGTATGCAGATTTGTTTAAGTTGAAAGCTCATGCTATTGAATTATCCTTCATGGAAGGATTTGGAGACAGAAGCGTACGAAACTTATTAAAATCCATCGAGGCTGCACGTAACGTGGAGGCACATCATCTGTTATATGCTCTCAGCATTCCATTGTGTGGTCAGGATGTATGTAATCGTCTTCTCAAAGTTTATCCGTTGCAACAGTTAATAGAAATTGCAAGTGGAAATAGTCAGGGAGTTGTTGCTGGAGGAGATACTCCTTTCGCTGTCATTTCAGGAATAGGACCTGAAAAGAGCGCACGAATTGTAGAATGGTTTCACGATGAGAAAAATCAAACTATTGTAGCCAACCTCCTTAAGCAGATAAATGTCACACAGGAAGATAAAGACACTGAAGGTGACTTATGCAATGGACTTACATTTGTAATAACGGGTGATGTATACGAATACAAAAATCGCAACCAACTAAAGGCATATATTGAGAGCCAAGGGGGAAAAGTAACGGGTAGCGTAAGCAAGTCTACAAGCTATCTGATAAACAATGACTTACAATCCGCCAGCTCAAAAAATCAAAAGGCAAATCAACTTGGCATTAAAATAATTTCGGAAAAAGACTTCATGGAGAAGTTCACACAAGTAAAGTAA
- a CDS encoding fimbrillin family protein, with amino-acid sequence MESESILANTLSMDFSCYTSKATTSRANSNYIVDGTNTTTIPSGNSIGVFSFYQGPTKWDDITSHVASFMNNQKMVAKALNNTVSFTYSPTKYWPSNPNDKLSFFAYYPWNNLSNGSQDIGVENIEDESKMCLRLNVEDNPSDQVDVMLSDLIKDKTYQDTNNEGKIDFNFHHILSFVNIKLIIDDNMKSIAKLKVNSAMISGLYNAGTCHPSYDQSSGKTVFTWTPYFKTGTSDQQYVLDTSALSSTTSNQTGNILLMVPQQLSTNVVFTINYDIIFIDNNGNEKYKYTNNEQNVVLKNTGNITDWLPGKKYTYTFTIGLKPIKMDATTDEWSNSGYDTDVSGPSTN; translated from the coding sequence ATGGAAAGTGAAAGCATATTAGCAAATACACTTTCTATGGATTTTTCGTGCTATACCAGTAAAGCAACAACTAGTCGTGCCAATAGCAATTACATTGTTGATGGAACCAACACAACCACCATTCCAAGTGGTAATTCAATTGGTGTATTCTCTTTCTATCAAGGTCCAACAAAATGGGATGACATAACATCTCATGTTGCGTCATTTATGAATAACCAGAAAATGGTGGCTAAAGCGTTAAACAACACAGTAAGTTTCACATACTCACCTACAAAATACTGGCCAAGTAATCCTAACGATAAACTTAGTTTCTTTGCCTACTATCCTTGGAATAACCTTTCAAACGGTAGTCAAGATATTGGTGTTGAGAATATTGAAGATGAAAGTAAAATGTGTTTAAGATTAAACGTTGAGGATAATCCTAGTGACCAAGTAGATGTGATGCTTAGCGATTTAATAAAAGACAAGACATACCAAGACACCAATAATGAAGGAAAAATAGATTTCAACTTTCATCATATACTAAGCTTTGTAAACATAAAACTCATCATTGATGATAATATGAAAAGCATAGCAAAGCTTAAAGTTAACAGTGCCATGATATCGGGACTGTACAATGCAGGCACTTGCCACCCTAGCTATGATCAAAGTTCTGGGAAAACAGTATTTACATGGACTCCATATTTCAAAACAGGAACGTCAGATCAGCAGTATGTACTTGATACCAGTGCACTATCTTCAACTACTTCTAACCAAACAGGAAATATTCTGTTAATGGTTCCACAGCAACTGAGTACAAACGTGGTATTCACTATAAACTATGATATAATATTTATCGACAACAACGGTAACGAAAAGTACAAATACACGAATAATGAGCAAAATGTAGTGCTAAAAAACACTGGGAACATAACGGATTGGTTACCTGGAAAGAAATATACCTACACATTTACTATAGGTTTAAAGCCTATAAAAATGGATGCTACGACCGACGAATGGTCTAACAGCGGATATGACACTGATGTAAGCGGACCTAGTACTAATTGA
- a CDS encoding fimbrillin family protein, with translation MKKILLFTVAAATVMALAGCSQNSDLADTEGTTQTPVSFDTYLAKTRAGAIGSETTETLKTNGFGVLACYTEGDYNQTNDAPNFMYNTKVTGSTAADGSTTWSYDQKRYWPTSGKISFFAYAPYVNIQGTETSGIISLSNNYTSNPNITYNLGGDITNCVDLLKGVKKGTDADNNINLTSESGVVGFTFKHALAKFNINAVASSAVDANTKITIDNITITNTNLYQSGTLSLVDGTWLYGGSGNISLSIDKTGINKDFAEPGDPTAIQNVNGVTTVAESILADNKSCYLIPLTSYSTPKMTITVTYWVRTFYKDIPAEANISQKYTVTKDITFAGNFEANKQYSLNLTIGNAPKAITFDANISDWGTGTTNPSGLDLSVN, from the coding sequence ATGAAAAAGATTCTATTGTTTACTGTTGCTGCTGCAACAGTAATGGCACTAGCTGGTTGTTCACAGAATTCAGACTTGGCTGATACAGAAGGAACTACACAAACGCCAGTTTCATTTGATACATATTTGGCAAAAACCCGTGCTGGGGCGATTGGTTCGGAAACTACAGAAACTCTTAAGACAAATGGATTTGGAGTGTTAGCCTGTTATACAGAAGGTGATTATAACCAAACCAATGATGCACCTAACTTTATGTACAACACTAAAGTTACTGGAAGCACTGCAGCAGACGGTTCAACAACTTGGAGTTACGATCAAAAACGCTATTGGCCAACTAGTGGCAAAATCAGTTTCTTTGCATACGCACCCTATGTTAATATTCAGGGCACAGAGACTTCTGGTATTATAAGTCTTAGTAACAACTATACCAGTAATCCCAATATTACTTATAACTTAGGTGGTGATATAACAAACTGTGTAGACCTGCTTAAAGGTGTTAAAAAAGGAACAGACGCTGATAATAATATTAATTTAACGAGTGAAAGCGGCGTTGTTGGATTCACGTTCAAACACGCCTTAGCTAAATTTAACATTAATGCTGTAGCTTCATCTGCAGTTGATGCAAATACTAAGATTACTATTGATAATATTACAATCACAAATACAAATCTTTATCAATCAGGAACTTTAAGTCTTGTTGATGGCACTTGGTTATATGGTGGTAGCGGAAATATTAGTCTTTCGATTGATAAAACCGGCATTAATAAAGATTTTGCAGAACCTGGAGACCCAACTGCTATACAAAATGTAAACGGAGTAACAACTGTGGCTGAGTCTATACTGGCTGATAATAAATCATGTTATTTAATACCTTTAACATCATACAGTACCCCGAAAATGACCATAACGGTAACATATTGGGTTAGAACGTTTTATAAGGACATACCAGCAGAAGCTAATATAAGCCAAAAGTATACTGTTACAAAAGATATCACATTTGCGGGCAACTTTGAGGCAAACAAACAATATAGTTTAAATTTAACCATTGGTAATGCTCCTAAAGCTATTACATTCGATGCAAATATTTCAGATTGGGGTACAGGTACGACAAATCCTAGCGGTCTTGATTTATCGGTCAACTAA
- a CDS encoding DUF3575 domain-containing protein — MANFKRIIFITIYIICIAIPSLAQDVGSNSYSPKIALKTNMLFDAAITPNLEVETTLGKQKRMSIMAEIWFPWYKTKSNTKAYEVNMAGIETRYWMSKQDISHPLLGHFIGLYAAIGKYDLEWNAKGNQGEFYSTGITYGWTHKLGRKLNIELSLSSGIAVGPYKHYEAMYEYQHLIYQYSKHWTYVGPTKAKISLVWLLGKSKKGGAK, encoded by the coding sequence ATGGCAAATTTTAAGAGAATCATTTTTATTACTATATATATAATATGTATAGCCATACCGTCACTTGCTCAAGATGTCGGTAGCAATAGTTATTCTCCCAAAATAGCACTCAAAACGAATATGCTATTTGATGCAGCAATAACTCCAAACTTAGAAGTAGAAACCACTCTAGGCAAGCAAAAACGAATGAGTATAATGGCTGAGATTTGGTTTCCTTGGTATAAGACAAAAAGTAACACGAAAGCTTACGAGGTTAATATGGCTGGTATTGAAACTCGATACTGGATGAGTAAACAAGATATTAGTCATCCTTTATTGGGACATTTTATTGGGTTATATGCTGCAATTGGCAAATACGACTTAGAATGGAATGCAAAAGGTAATCAGGGAGAATTTTACAGTACAGGTATAACCTATGGATGGACTCACAAACTAGGTAGGAAACTTAATATTGAGCTTTCTCTATCTTCAGGTATTGCTGTTGGTCCTTACAAACATTATGAGGCAATGTATGAATATCAGCATCTTATTTATCAATATAGCAAACACTGGACATACGTTGGTCCAACTAAAGCAAAAATTAGTTTGGTATGGTTATTAGGAAAAAGCAAGAAAGGAGGCGCTAAATGA
- a CDS encoding DUF3575 domain-containing protein yields MSKLKFHSTKCRMSDIILKSFLLLLVSMPSLRLHAQHVALKSNLLYDALCIPSLGAEVRLDSTLTLSVSSTYCPISYGSDRKWKNWSVQYEARHWFRKSFRGPYIGVFGIHGGFNLNRIPVFRLTSHRAEGNFNGAGLTFGWHRILSPHWGIDTSLSAGYLHLRYRHYREGTYGYLEYTKGRDYVGPVSLSVSLVYIIK; encoded by the coding sequence ATGAGTAAATTAAAATTTCATAGTACGAAATGTAGGATGAGTGATATTATATTAAAGTCATTTTTGCTTTTATTGGTATCTATGCCATCCTTGCGCCTTCATGCGCAGCATGTCGCGCTGAAGTCCAATTTGCTTTATGACGCATTATGCATTCCATCCCTGGGTGCTGAGGTCCGCCTTGACAGTACTCTTACCCTGAGCGTTTCCTCAACTTACTGCCCTATATCCTACGGCAGTGACCGTAAATGGAAGAACTGGTCAGTCCAGTACGAAGCCCGTCATTGGTTCCGTAAGTCCTTCCGTGGTCCCTATATCGGAGTCTTTGGCATTCATGGAGGTTTCAACCTAAACCGCATTCCCGTTTTTCGTCTTACCAGTCATCGTGCTGAAGGCAACTTCAACGGTGCCGGACTCACCTTCGGCTGGCACAGGATTCTCTCTCCCCACTGGGGCATAGATACATCCCTTTCTGCGGGCTATCTCCATCTGCGTTATCGCCATTACCGTGAGGGAACCTATGGCTACCTTGAATATACAAAGGGTAGGGACTATGTCGGTCCTGTCTCCCTTTCGGTATCACTGGTGTATATCATTAAGTGA
- a CDS encoding fimbrillin family protein: MKITRPYITLILFVLCIVSCTEKSDIADNSYANNISDNAIDISAETDSMKTRSVTSSPFSIENSADLQANGFKVYAYYHGTDNFVTANQSLYTLMDNVNVKYNNGAWGYDGDTMYWPIGKNMLSFFATSYNPNLGSNQLTLNKNTSTGNPEITYIASTDLDKQEDILWGTRSNGMPYTNETRPSDETVHWHFKHALAKIIPTISSTLYTEPYSTIVPHSDISQSIDYIQTKYLIKSVTISNANKQATLSLQNSVASTPAWNNKSGTLEYLLDSELNDDIKYAQTAGQTQNQINTNNWYKNGVNTTTMTLLPEGKYLTLIPKLAAENGNLKISITYEVLTQITEQKQTRNVILWWYGPWNNSGTPTTTYTNTEKIISGDVNTDFIGNRKYNLNINIQANYLELTAIPQPWEEISQVIDTETNLITIAPGGGIEFDAVQYGDSIDRTNGIIYLRNKTCALSFNIATPRGATWRAALIQSGDIDAFQFVDENGTVLANQNPQGAIGTQATLRIRAKNATNSTDNSAILRIYVIQPNQSTIVKTLTGSDIFKEYKFVEPANAKN, translated from the coding sequence ATGAAGATTACACGACCATATATTACCTTAATACTGTTTGTTCTATGCATAGTTTCATGCACAGAAAAAAGTGACATCGCGGATAATAGCTATGCTAATAATATCAGCGATAATGCTATCGACATCTCAGCAGAAACAGACAGTATGAAGACTCGTAGCGTAACATCATCTCCATTCTCCATAGAAAATAGCGCAGATCTTCAAGCTAACGGCTTCAAAGTTTACGCATACTATCATGGTACTGACAATTTCGTTACTGCCAACCAAAGCCTTTACACGCTTATGGATAACGTAAACGTAAAATATAATAACGGTGCATGGGGTTATGATGGAGACACAATGTATTGGCCTATTGGAAAAAATATGCTATCTTTCTTTGCAACATCATATAACCCAAACTTAGGAAGCAATCAATTAACATTAAACAAAAATACTAGTACTGGTAATCCGGAAATAACTTACATTGCATCAACTGACTTAGATAAACAAGAAGACATACTTTGGGGAACTAGAAGTAACGGAATGCCATACACTAACGAGACAAGGCCTAGTGACGAAACAGTACACTGGCACTTCAAGCATGCCCTTGCCAAAATTATACCAACTATTTCAAGCACACTATACACAGAACCATACTCAACGATTGTACCACATTCAGATATTTCTCAAAGTATAGATTACATTCAGACAAAATATCTAATTAAGAGCGTTACTATTTCAAACGCTAACAAACAAGCTACGCTTTCATTGCAAAATAGCGTAGCTAGTACTCCAGCATGGAATAATAAAAGTGGAACTTTGGAATATCTTTTAGACTCAGAATTAAATGATGATATAAAATATGCTCAAACAGCTGGTCAAACACAGAATCAAATAAATACGAATAACTGGTATAAGAACGGTGTCAACACTACGACAATGACCTTATTACCAGAAGGTAAATATCTTACCCTAATACCAAAATTGGCTGCAGAAAACGGGAATTTGAAAATAAGCATTACTTATGAAGTACTAACACAAATTACAGAACAAAAACAAACTAGAAATGTGATTTTGTGGTGGTATGGACCTTGGAATAATAGTGGTACACCAACAACAACATACACAAACACAGAAAAAATTATTTCTGGTGATGTAAACACTGATTTCATTGGAAACAGAAAATATAATCTCAATATAAATATTCAAGCAAATTACCTTGAATTGACAGCAATTCCACAACCATGGGAGGAAATTTCACAAGTAATTGATACAGAAACAAATCTTATAACCATTGCACCTGGCGGTGGTATAGAATTTGATGCTGTTCAATATGGAGATTCAATTGATAGAACTAACGGTATTATTTATCTAAGGAACAAGACTTGTGCGCTAAGTTTCAACATTGCCACACCACGTGGAGCTACTTGGCGTGCAGCACTTATACAATCTGGAGATATAGATGCATTCCAATTTGTTGATGAAAACGGGACTGTACTTGCAAATCAAAATCCTCAAGGTGCTATTGGAACACAAGCAACTTTAAGGATAAGGGCAAAAAACGCAACAAATTCTACAGATAACTCGGCTATATTAAGAATATACGTTATTCAGCCGAACCAATCTACAATAGTAAAGACGCTTACAGGAAGCGACATATTCAAAGAGTATAAATTTGTTGAACCCGCTAACGCAAAAAATTAA
- the rhuM gene encoding RhuM family protein — protein MFFAETQNKLLYAVTNKTAAEIIVNRADASGDNMGLTSWKGKVVF, from the coding sequence ATGTTTTTTGCAGAAACACAAAATAAATTATTATATGCTGTTACCAATAAAACTGCAGCAGAAATTATTGTGAACCGTGCTGATGCTTCAGGTGATAATATGGGATTAACATCATGGAAAGGTAAAGTTGTTTTCTAG
- a CDS encoding DUF5119 domain-containing protein, producing MKKLIFILIASLVLVCACDRRPLEYVSDDNAVVAIKYDWETAVGAPPSGVTLMAYGSDGSTQQNISNNTTSMPLNLGVGMWKMLSFNLSTTEFNSFTFNKMNNYDSAQVKLNDIESSTYTNGTWDAGVEYKQEPEDLAVITDTIIITEEMISGSKNFNTTGSDSTTKKYVIKETPKPVNTKLTIRIRVNNINSIKSSIGSINGLAGGYILTTHHASTDKATFLLQDMKASVDSTGATSGWLTINLSTFGLPYGKENINSRIDDDNVLTLYLQLNDNKTEKLFTYNVGKIINYAQEVTRALEPTSKVTQNLLLIINDGPELPKIDNHNSGGSGFDAEVDDWGDGGTTDINI from the coding sequence ATGAAAAAGTTGATTTTTATATTAATCGCATCATTGGTACTTGTTTGCGCTTGTGACCGTAGACCATTAGAATATGTTTCTGATGATAATGCTGTAGTTGCAATAAAATATGACTGGGAGACAGCCGTTGGAGCTCCTCCATCGGGAGTAACGTTAATGGCTTATGGCAGCGATGGCTCTACGCAACAGAATATATCAAACAACACGACCAGTATGCCATTAAACCTGGGAGTAGGAATGTGGAAAATGTTATCTTTCAATCTTAGCACCACTGAATTCAATTCATTCACATTTAACAAAATGAATAACTATGATTCAGCACAAGTGAAATTGAATGATATTGAATCAAGTACTTACACAAATGGGACTTGGGATGCAGGAGTTGAATATAAACAGGAGCCTGAGGATCTTGCTGTTATCACTGATACAATAATAATAACAGAAGAAATGATATCAGGTTCAAAAAACTTCAATACAACAGGAAGTGATTCGACAACTAAGAAATATGTCATAAAAGAAACGCCAAAACCTGTAAATACAAAACTAACTATAAGAATTAGGGTTAACAACATTAATAGTATTAAAAGTTCAATAGGCTCCATAAATGGTTTGGCTGGAGGATATATCCTTACAACACACCATGCCTCTACAGACAAGGCAACATTTCTATTACAGGACATGAAGGCTAGCGTCGATTCAACAGGAGCCACAAGCGGTTGGTTGACTATAAACTTGTCAACTTTTGGCTTACCATACGGTAAAGAAAATATTAATTCACGAATTGATGATGACAATGTACTAACGCTATATCTCCAACTGAACGACAACAAAACAGAAAAACTATTTACCTACAATGTAGGCAAAATTATAAATTATGCACAAGAAGTAACAAGAGCATTGGAGCCAACCTCTAAGGTTACACAGAACTTATTACTTATCATTAACGACGGTCCTGAGTTACCTAAGATTGACAATCATAATTCAGGAGGTAGTGGATTTGATGCTGAAGTTGATGACTGGGGAGATGGCGGTACTACTGATATCAATATATAG
- a CDS encoding tyrosine-type recombinase/integrase encodes MSVTFSSFTQTCIYDLRQEGRFATAHLYDISLRSFCKCLGHDVIRFSEINRNSLYLFKRYLIERHYSPNTQSTYMRMLRALYNKAVYAGLAKHVYNLFHDVFTGIDKSHKKAMSPVDLNKLFFGKVSSPALIRAQQIARLMYCLCGIPFVDFQHVGADSVKDGSLNYSRRKTGVCVSIPVNKETVALIEKAAVCPSDMNTEEGYRHYQSLLRKFNASLSRLASKLGIKAHVSSYTIRHSWATTALYCHVPVEVISSALGHADIKTTQIYLKGFNAKEIGLANRKVCRCVENK; translated from the coding sequence ATGTCAGTAACATTCTCATCTTTTACCCAAACCTGTATTTATGACCTTCGGCAAGAGGGTCGTTTTGCAACCGCGCACCTTTATGACATTTCACTGCGCTCATTCTGTAAATGTCTCGGTCACGATGTTATCCGTTTCAGTGAGATAAACCGTAATTCACTTTATCTGTTTAAAAGGTATCTTATAGAGCGGCATTATTCCCCCAATACTCAGTCCACTTATATGCGCATGCTCCGTGCCTTATATAACAAAGCTGTTTATGCAGGGCTTGCCAAACATGTCTATAACCTGTTTCACGATGTTTTTACGGGCATTGACAAAAGCCATAAGAAGGCGATGTCGCCTGTTGACCTGAATAAACTCTTTTTTGGCAAGGTAAGCAGTCCAGCCCTTATCCGTGCCCAGCAGATCGCCAGGCTGATGTATTGTCTCTGTGGTATTCCCTTTGTTGATTTTCAGCATGTCGGCGCTGATTCAGTCAAAGACGGATCTCTGAACTACAGTCGCCGTAAGACGGGTGTCTGTGTGAGTATTCCTGTTAATAAAGAAACTGTTGCTCTTATAGAGAAAGCGGCAGTATGCCCTTCAGACATGAATACCGAGGAGGGCTATCGCCATTACCAGTCATTGCTTCGCAAGTTCAACGCCAGTCTTTCGCGTCTTGCCAGTAAGCTTGGTATCAAGGCTCATGTGTCTTCCTACACCATCCGCCATTCTTGGGCTACCACAGCTTTGTACTGTCATGTTCCTGTGGAGGTGATCAGTTCCGCTCTCGGTCATGCCGACATCAAGACCACGCAGATATATCTCAAGGGCTTCAATGCCAAAGAGATCGGGCTTGCCAACAGAAAGGTATGCAGGTGCGTGGAAAATAAATGA
- a CDS encoding fimbrillin family protein yields MKQIALFIMIAIVSLSSCSNEELIDSAINGTESKNEYKPVVFGTYIEKAVSSRAVNNSTTTLSAKNGFGVFAFNSSEADIKDISPNFMYNQKVASTNKGDSWNYSPVKYWPTSSSSMENQNSFFAYAPYVDSSVNSEGITSITSNSSLGAPKLTFTNSSNVENTIDLLWAVSKESGKALKDMTSLNSNGEVNFNFRHALARLSLNIQGVFNSNSNENIADGNKITIENITISGSFPSNGTLNLDNEIAYTPQWENTNGETVFNINNNQIAENIRDGGDCKGTDSISGVTNITTNLLANTSDNKERYLTFIPSKGNLTISITYWLTTKDSNLAGGYFRVKNNAEKTISNMTLEAGKNYSINVLLGMSGIQFDSNVAEWDTTIAE; encoded by the coding sequence ATGAAACAGATCGCACTATTTATCATGATTGCAATCGTTAGCTTGTCATCATGTTCAAATGAAGAACTCATAGATTCTGCAATAAATGGAACAGAATCAAAAAATGAGTATAAGCCTGTTGTTTTCGGTACCTATATCGAGAAAGCAGTTTCAAGTCGTGCGGTCAACAATTCAACAACCACTCTATCTGCAAAAAACGGTTTCGGCGTCTTCGCATTCAATAGTTCTGAAGCTGATATTAAAGACATCTCTCCAAACTTTATGTACAATCAGAAAGTCGCCTCAACAAATAAAGGTGATTCATGGAACTATAGTCCCGTAAAATATTGGCCGACAAGTAGTTCATCAATGGAAAACCAAAATAGCTTCTTTGCTTATGCCCCGTACGTAGACTCAAGTGTAAATTCAGAGGGTATTACAAGTATTACATCTAACAGCAGTTTAGGTGCCCCAAAACTTACCTTCACAAATTCTTCAAACGTAGAAAACACAATCGACTTGTTATGGGCTGTTTCAAAAGAAAGCGGTAAAGCTCTGAAAGACATGACTTCATTAAACTCTAATGGAGAAGTGAATTTCAACTTCCGCCATGCCCTAGCAAGACTTAGCCTAAACATTCAAGGAGTATTCAATTCTAACTCAAATGAGAATATTGCAGATGGAAACAAGATTACTATTGAGAATATAACTATTTCAGGTTCATTCCCAAGCAACGGAACATTGAATCTTGACAACGAAATAGCTTATACTCCACAATGGGAAAATACAAATGGAGAAACAGTATTCAATATAAATAATAATCAAATAGCTGAAAATATAAGAGATGGAGGCGATTGCAAGGGTACTGATAGCATAAGTGGCGTAACAAATATCACAACAAATCTTTTGGCAAATACTTCTGATAATAAAGAACGTTATCTAACGTTCATACCTTCAAAAGGAAATTTAACAATAAGTATAACTTATTGGTTAACGACTAAAGATAGCAATTTGGCTGGAGGCTATTTTAGAGTTAAGAATAATGCGGAAAAAACAATATCAAATATGACTTTAGAAGCAGGCAAAAACTATTCTATAAATGTATTACTTGGAATGAGCGGAATACAGTTTGACTCAAATGTTGCAGAATGGGATACCACTATTGCCGAATAA